A window of the Deinococcus gobiensis I-0 genome harbors these coding sequences:
- a CDS encoding putative baseplate assembly protein, with the protein MPLPTANLDDRRFDDIVAQARQLIPQYCPEWTDHNTSDPGMALIEIFAWMTDLLLVRVNQVPDKMYVKFLELIGVQLEPPRAAVAPVTFYLTAAPSSPLTINAGSEVATVRTEVTEATVFSTEADLTVNPAELLAAYSGNALGENTFVQHDLERLGVLGHKVPIFSPEPVPGDAFYLCFATDLSSHVVSLMMVCEVAGGAGVNPKEPPFVWEVWQGPLNRWVTCTVEFDGTLAFNSSGETVLRLPGMVAEEFFAQQGYWLRCRITSEQNYAGYRVSPDLESLAVESRGGTVTARHAVVVRGEVLGRSDGTPGQRFALVNTPVLHMDSAEDVIVSELGGETPEVWTLVPDFADSGPEDRHYRLDHVTGEITFGPALLQPDGTVYRFGAVPPVGASLRSRRYLYGGGVQGNVPARALSVLKASIPYVARVINHAPAVGGRNAQTLEDAMMRVPQQLRTRSRAVTADDFEYLATQVPGVARASCITPNAALEAGETSFPGQIRTLDVQPGQVSVVILPRGEVTAGRIAPERLGLSAELRASVQNYLDERRMVGTVLEVRSPQYFWVSVSALLRVPPGTSPRVRADVQRAAEAALYAYLNPYVGGPERRGWPFRRALYLAELYALLRTVPGADFVEDVQVFLSDPAHPDAREPAGAQVLLPPQGLIVSDVHTVRVE; encoded by the coding sequence GTGCCCCTACCCACCGCCAACCTGGACGACCGCCGCTTCGACGACATCGTCGCGCAGGCCCGTCAGCTCATTCCGCAGTACTGCCCCGAGTGGACCGACCACAACACCTCGGACCCCGGCATGGCGCTCATCGAGATCTTCGCCTGGATGACCGACCTGCTCCTCGTGCGGGTCAACCAGGTGCCGGACAAGATGTACGTCAAGTTCCTGGAACTCATCGGCGTGCAGCTCGAACCGCCGCGCGCGGCCGTGGCGCCCGTGACCTTCTACCTGACGGCCGCGCCGTCGAGTCCGCTGACCATCAACGCCGGGTCGGAGGTCGCCACGGTGCGCACCGAGGTCACCGAGGCGACCGTGTTCTCGACCGAGGCCGACCTGACGGTGAACCCGGCCGAGCTGCTCGCGGCCTACAGCGGCAACGCGCTGGGCGAGAACACCTTCGTGCAGCACGACCTGGAGCGCCTGGGCGTGCTGGGCCACAAGGTACCGATCTTCTCGCCCGAGCCGGTGCCGGGCGACGCCTTTTATCTGTGTTTCGCCACGGACCTGAGCAGCCACGTCGTCTCGCTGATGATGGTCTGCGAGGTCGCGGGGGGCGCGGGCGTGAACCCCAAGGAGCCGCCCTTCGTGTGGGAGGTCTGGCAGGGGCCGCTGAACCGCTGGGTGACCTGCACGGTCGAGTTCGACGGCACGCTGGCCTTCAACAGCAGTGGCGAGACGGTCCTGCGCCTGCCGGGCATGGTCGCCGAGGAATTCTTCGCTCAGCAGGGCTACTGGCTGCGCTGCCGGATCACCAGCGAGCAGAACTACGCGGGCTACCGCGTCTCGCCCGACCTGGAATCGCTGGCGGTCGAGTCGCGCGGGGGCACGGTCACGGCGCGGCACGCGGTCGTCGTGCGCGGCGAGGTGCTGGGCCGCAGCGACGGCACGCCGGGGCAGCGTTTCGCGCTGGTGAACACGCCGGTGCTGCATATGGACAGCGCCGAGGACGTGATCGTCAGCGAGCTGGGCGGCGAGACCCCCGAGGTCTGGACGCTGGTGCCCGACTTCGCCGACTCGGGTCCCGAGGACCGGCACTACCGGCTGGACCATGTGACGGGCGAGATCACCTTCGGGCCGGCGCTGCTGCAACCCGACGGCACGGTGTACCGCTTCGGGGCGGTGCCGCCGGTCGGGGCGTCGCTGCGCTCGCGGCGCTACCTGTATGGCGGCGGCGTGCAGGGCAACGTCCCCGCCCGCGCCCTGAGCGTCCTGAAGGCCAGCATTCCCTACGTGGCGCGGGTCATCAACCACGCCCCGGCGGTCGGCGGGCGCAACGCCCAGACCCTGGAAGACGCCATGATGCGCGTGCCCCAGCAGCTGCGGACCCGCAGCCGCGCCGTGACCGCCGACGATTTCGAGTATCTGGCGACCCAGGTGCCGGGCGTGGCCCGCGCGAGCTGCATCACGCCGAACGCGGCGCTCGAAGCCGGCGAGACCTCCTTTCCGGGCCAGATCCGCACGCTGGACGTGCAGCCGGGGCAGGTCTCGGTGGTCATCCTGCCGCGCGGCGAGGTCACGGCGGGCCGCATCGCGCCCGAGCGGCTGGGCCTGTCGGCCGAACTGCGCGCCAGCGTCCAGAACTATCTCGACGAGCGCCGCATGGTCGGCACGGTGCTGGAGGTGCGCAGCCCGCAGTACTTCTGGGTGAGCGTCTCGGCGCTGCTGCGCGTGCCGCCCGGCACCTCCCCGCGCGTGCGCGCCGACGTGCAGCGCGCCGCCGAGGCCGCCCTGTACGCCTACCTCAACCCCTACGTGGGCGGCCCCGAGCGCCGGGGCTGGCCCTTCCGGCGGGCGCTGTACCTGGCCGAGCTGTACGCCCTGCTGCGCACCGTGCCGGGGGCCGACTTCGTCGAGGACGTGCAGGTGTTCCTGAGCGACCCCGCCCACCCCGACGCGCGCGAACCGGCCGGGGCGCAGGTGCTGCTGCCGCCGCAGGGCCTGATCGTGTCGGACGTGCATACGGTGCGGGTCGAATGA
- a CDS encoding phage tail protein — MSGRLFVQYQGETVRVLNLEMSLLSVGRTPDNGLALRDPSVAIRHAEVRLLSGQFVITDLGNGETYMAGRRLMPFQPQVLAEGTLIQIGPYVLAYAPGEDALPEPPEPEPLPELTFTALPLAPARTPWPAKPETKPASAYLDYLPALFTESDFLGRYLLIFETLWEPLQRRQEHIEMYFAPGTAPAELLDWLSSWLGLAPDPHWPESRKRLWVREAMSLLRWRGTPYGLRRIVELGCGVTPQIEEDPARPYHVRVLLPDPEPAGLTDVTRDSARQLVARHMPAHVVYEIVFVPAPAAD, encoded by the coding sequence ATGAGTGGCCGCCTGTTCGTGCAGTACCAGGGAGAGACCGTCCGGGTGCTGAACCTGGAGATGTCGCTGCTGTCGGTGGGCCGCACGCCCGACAACGGGCTGGCGCTGCGCGACCCCTCGGTCGCCATCCGGCACGCCGAGGTGCGGCTGCTCTCGGGGCAGTTCGTGATCACCGACCTGGGCAACGGCGAGACGTACATGGCCGGGCGGCGGCTGATGCCCTTCCAGCCGCAGGTGCTCGCGGAAGGTACCCTCATCCAGATCGGTCCCTACGTGCTGGCCTACGCGCCCGGCGAGGACGCGCTGCCCGAACCGCCCGAGCCGGAGCCGCTGCCCGAGCTGACCTTCACGGCGCTGCCGCTCGCCCCGGCCCGGACGCCCTGGCCCGCGAAACCCGAGACCAAACCCGCGAGCGCGTACCTGGACTACCTGCCCGCACTGTTCACCGAGTCGGACTTCCTGGGCCGTTACCTCCTGATCTTCGAGACGCTGTGGGAGCCGCTGCAACGCCGCCAGGAGCATATCGAGATGTACTTCGCGCCCGGCACGGCCCCGGCCGAACTGCTGGACTGGCTCTCGTCGTGGCTGGGGCTGGCCCCCGACCCGCACTGGCCCGAGAGCCGCAAGCGGCTGTGGGTGCGCGAGGCCATGAGCCTGCTGCGCTGGCGCGGCACGCCCTACGGCCTGCGGCGCATCGTGGAACTGGGCTGCGGCGTCACGCCACAGATCGAGGAGGACCCCGCGCGCCCCTACCACGTGCGGGTGCTGCTGCCCGATCCCGAACCGGCGGGCCTGACCGACGTGACCCGTGACAGCGCCCGGCAGCTCGTCGCCCGGCACATGCCTGCGCATGTCGTGTACGAGATCGTGTTCGTGCCCGCTCCGGCCGCCGACTGA
- a CDS encoding deoxyribodipyrimidine photo-lyase — translation MIHDTRVSALNRHSEHPGGDHVLLWVQASVRVRDNHALEYAVQAANRLKLPLVAVFGLTPGYPEANARHYLYLLEGLRNLRAGLEKRGVPLRVALGDPVTEVKKAARAAALVVTDLGYMRVQRQWRDDLAAALKVSLVAVESEAVVPVRVASPKQEYAARTIRPKIHRLWQDYLVPLDTHDLAHRADDWDPGEAVDDPAALAARLPIDQSVGAGHETGGEAAALARLEEFIAHDLAHYHERRNDPTIDGSSRLSAYLHYGHLSPLTVALAALDHPGPGTDALLEELVVRRELSFNFCWYNPDYDRYEGVPDWARKTLEEHEDDPRPAHYTPEQLDRGETEDPYWNAAQRQMVQTGRMHNYMRMYWGKKLLEWSAGPREAHATMLALNNRYEQDGRDANSFVGVSWVLGLHDRPWARHPVFGTVRSMSASGLRRKFDMEAYVKAWVK, via the coding sequence GTGATTCACGACACCCGCGTCTCGGCCCTGAACCGGCACTCCGAACACCCCGGCGGCGACCACGTCCTGCTGTGGGTCCAGGCCAGCGTGCGGGTGCGGGACAACCACGCCCTGGAATACGCCGTGCAGGCCGCCAACCGACTGAAGCTGCCGCTGGTGGCGGTCTTCGGCCTGACCCCCGGTTACCCCGAGGCGAACGCGCGGCACTATCTCTATCTTCTGGAGGGTCTGCGGAACCTGCGCGCAGGGCTGGAAAAGCGGGGCGTGCCGCTCCGCGTCGCCCTGGGCGACCCGGTGACGGAGGTAAAGAAGGCGGCGCGGGCGGCGGCCCTGGTCGTCACCGATCTGGGCTACATGCGCGTCCAGCGGCAATGGCGGGACGACCTGGCGGCGGCGCTGAAAGTGTCCCTGGTCGCGGTCGAGTCGGAGGCGGTCGTGCCTGTGCGGGTCGCCAGCCCCAAGCAGGAATACGCCGCGCGCACCATCCGCCCCAAGATCCACCGGCTGTGGCAGGACTATCTGGTGCCGCTGGACACCCATGACCTGGCCCACCGGGCAGACGACTGGGACCCCGGCGAGGCGGTGGATGACCCGGCGGCCCTCGCGGCGCGCCTGCCCATCGACCAGAGTGTCGGCGCGGGCCACGAGACGGGGGGCGAGGCGGCGGCCCTGGCGCGGCTGGAGGAGTTCATCGCCCACGACCTCGCGCACTACCACGAGCGGCGCAACGACCCCACCATCGACGGCAGCAGCCGCCTGAGCGCCTACCTGCACTACGGGCACCTCTCGCCGCTGACCGTCGCCCTGGCCGCGCTGGACCACCCGGGGCCCGGCACCGACGCCCTGCTCGAAGAACTGGTCGTGCGCCGCGAGCTGAGCTTCAACTTCTGCTGGTACAACCCGGACTACGACCGCTACGAGGGCGTGCCCGACTGGGCGCGCAAGACGCTGGAGGAGCACGAGGACGACCCCCGCCCGGCGCACTACACGCCCGAGCAGCTCGACCGGGGCGAGACGGAGGACCCCTACTGGAACGCCGCCCAGCGCCAGATGGTCCAGACCGGGCGGATGCACAACTACATGCGGATGTACTGGGGCAAGAAGCTGCTGGAATGGAGCGCTGGCCCCCGCGAGGCCCACGCGACCATGCTGGCCCTGAACAACCGCTACGAGCAGGACGGCCGCGACGCCAACAGTTTCGTCGGCGTGAGCTGGGTGCTGGGCCTGCACGACCGCCCCTGGGCGCGCCACCCCGTCTTCGGTACGGTGCGCAGCATGAGCGCCTCCGGGCTGCGGCGCAAATTCGACATGGAGGCGTACGTAAAGGCCTGGGTGAAGTGA